One Lepus europaeus isolate LE1 chromosome 4, mLepTim1.pri, whole genome shotgun sequence genomic window, ataatattttaactgcAGGGGAAGCATTACGGATTGCTCCTAAGTAGCCTCCACAGGCTGGGAATGGCCGGCAGGGTTTCCTACTCTAAGAGAAGAGCACGAATCCATCCGGGCCTGCAGTTCTTCATGTCTGACATGCCATCATTAGCTGCTGCTCCAAAGACCTAAGGGAGATGTGCCAAAGACAAGTACATGGTCCCATCCCTTCCCACTGAGGCTCAATGGCCCAGCAAAATATGAAAGTGAGACCTGTGCTTCTAAAGCGAAACAGCCTGGAGTCAGTGGAGTTTGTGAAACAACCTCACCACCGTCGGAGCAAATCCCAGCAGGTAAGATTCAAGGAAGATGGGACCACTAAGAATCCAACTGGCCTAGCTGAGGTCGAAGTCCAAACTCCTGAGGACCCAGCTGTGATGGGGCGGACACAGACAGCCAGGCACCATCACCCCCCCACCTACTCGCTCTCCTTCCCCAGGCCCCAGAAGGCAGGGGGCTTTCGGAACATGGCGATCCAGACCTCTCCCAGTCTCAGGAAGCATTTCCCAGTTTTCAAAAGGAAGAAGCTCACAGCCAGCAAGTCCCTGGTGGAAATGCCAACAGCGTCCCAAAGTGCCATCCAGGTCAACGGCAACCTCTCTGAACAGGATATTGTGTCTTCTGATCTTGCCTACCTGAGGCTGGCTCAGCATCTTGAGGATGGGCCTCAAAGAGTCAAGATGTCCCACCCCTTTCTCCCTAGAGTGTCCAAGGTGCAAAGCAATGGGCCTGTTACCATATGCTTGGAAGGAGGGACTTGGAGGGCCTCCGAGAAAGCAACAGCTGCTATTCAGGTCCCAGATGATATTTATCATAGTCCTTCCTTCAGCCCAGACAGGTCAGCTGGAATGAGCAACACCATACCCACTTTGGTTGACATGTGTCCAAGTGATGGGAGAAGGATGCTGCCATCGGATTCCGAAAGATCCCCCTCCTGTATAAATGCCACCAGCGGTGCCAACCACACATCAGGCACAGGAAAACTTCAACCTGAATTGCTTTTGTCCAAAGACAACTCTGATGATAAAGACCTTGGCTCACTGTCCTATCAGTCAAAGGAAATGTGCATTCCCTCCCCTCCACGAACTCACAGCTCCCCTTCGCCAGGCTCCCACAGCCAGCCAGCCCATCCAGCAAGAGCCCCCGACTGTCCTTCATCCAGTAACAGTCAGCAGGACCCAGGGGCACTCAAAACTAACAGTGCACCCAAATCTGCACCCATGTGTCAGGAGCAGATGGCAAAGAACCCCACCGAGTCAGACTCCCCGGTGTTTGAAAACTGTCCGGGAAGTGATCACCTCCCATCCTCTCTTCCAAGGAATGAGGCCAAACTTCAGAGCAACAGGGAGATTAGTGACATTAATCAAATTCACCTGGCGAGGGGTGAACTCTGCGACCTCCAAGGCCGTCTGCAATCCGTGGAGGAATCTCTGCACTCGAACCAAGAGAAAATTAAAGTCCTTTTGAATGTAATTCAAGACTTGGAGAAAGCCCGAGCTCTCACCGAAGGGTAAGGTGAATTTCTCTCTATTAAAACCAACTGAGTGAATTTATTTACCAGgacaggggcagagaaagagcgcTGGTTTCCATTAGTAAAATGTCTCCCAATGTGTGAGGTCCTGTTCCTTGCCAGATCATAACGGATGACCTGCTTTTGCTATGATTGGGTTTCATTTAATTCCAGGCTTTAGTGGATGTGGCAGGGGAGGGGTTTCCACTGCAATTTGTTTTTGGTTCCAGGTGTCAACAGACTACAGAAAGGGAGCTGAGGCAGCAGGATCAAAAATGAGTTTTATAAACATGAGAGTCtaaatgaataaacaatgggGAACATGATAGCAGGCAGATGCTTCCTCTACCCCATCCTCTTTGTGAGTTCTGCATTTGCCCGGTATTTTAGTTCTGTGTGCATTTATCACAAAGGACCCGAGGTAGCCACTGAGCTTGCTGCCAACCTTCCCCTCTACTGACCACTTGGGCCACTGTTGACTACCTAGCAGCAACTGCAATGAGATGATCATGCAAAGGGAAGAGGCATCACAAAATGCTTTCCTGGGTGACTCAGCATCAgtctggggaggaggaggcagtgagTTGTTTGAGTGAGGAATGCTCAT contains:
- the INSYN2B gene encoding protein INSYN2B, yielding MAQQNMKVRPVLLKRNSLESVEFVKQPHHRRSKSQQVRFKEDGTTKNPTGLAEVEVQTPEDPAVMGRTQTARHHHPPTYSLSFPRPQKAGGFRNMAIQTSPSLRKHFPVFKRKKLTASKSLVEMPTASQSAIQVNGNLSEQDIVSSDLAYLRLAQHLEDGPQRVKMSHPFLPRVSKVQSNGPVTICLEGGTWRASEKATAAIQVPDDIYHSPSFSPDRSAGMSNTIPTLVDMCPSDGRRMLPSDSERSPSCINATSGANHTSGTGKLQPELLLSKDNSDDKDLGSLSYQSKEMCIPSPPRTHSSPSPGSHSQPAHPARAPDCPSSSNSQQDPGALKTNSAPKSAPMCQEQMAKNPTESDSPVFENCPGSDHLPSSLPRNEAKLQSNREISDINQIHLARGELCDLQGRLQSVEESLHSNQEKIKVLLNVIQDLEKARALTEGRNFYRTGQDLNNCSTCQNTACIIYSVEYDFRQQEGRFHEVLQSLEEAEPTEEASPPPKSPAEPPAPEKQDLRRKTKKVKKKCFWWI